One part of the Xiphophorus maculatus strain JP 163 A chromosome 1, X_maculatus-5.0-male, whole genome shotgun sequence genome encodes these proteins:
- the LOC102219430 gene encoding probable glutamate receptor — MRAVLALVCVSAMTAWSHTADAKELSITTIKDDPYAMSRGSQLEGYCIDLISELSKKLGFKYNIHPVKDGRYGAMDSSGNWNGMIGEVIRGEADLAVAPLTVTAVRERFVDMTTPFIQTGLSFIMRKSADSEDHSFSLLSPFSTEMWVGVLIAFLLTGLCVFLVGRISPMEWADPEADEHSFTLLHSFWYITGALTLQGAGPHPKALSGRVVGAIWWIFAVLLLACYFVNFNSVLRNKSKHTSITSFEELANQDVIDYGTVENGSTMLFFKNSIYPVYRRIHQHMERKKSYVSTMQEGVRLAQEGRFAFIGEAVSLDLAVARYCKLTRAQEVISMRSYSIAAPRGSPLVKNLTIAILQLSESGELTHLREKWWASSCVGSDETHASDALKPYDLCGLFLLLGLGLGVGLLLALLELLSRARSRAKDGKKSCCSVLSSELRQRFGSGGEGAEQESSDKSKA; from the exons ATGAGAGCGGTTTTGGCTTTGGTTTGTGTGAGCGCCATGACTGCGTGGAGCCACACTGCAG ATGCCAAGGAGTTATCCATCACCACTATAAAG GATGACCCATACGCCATGAGCAGAGGCTCCCAGTTGGAGGGCTACTGCATTGACCTGATCTCAGAGCTGTCCAAGAAGCTGGGCTTCAAGTACAACATCCACCCGGTGAAGGACGGCAGGTATGGAGCCATGGACTCATCTGGGAACTGGAACGGCATGATTGGAGAAGTAATCAGGGGG GAGGCTGATCTGGCCGTGGCCCCGCTGACCGTCACTGCTGTCAGAGAACGCTTCGTGGACATGACCACGCCCTTCATCCAAACTGGACTCAGCTTCATCATGCGTAAAAGCGCGGACTCTGAAGACCACTCCTTCAGCCTGCTGTCCCCGTTCTCCACAGAGATGTGGGTCGGTGTTCTCATTGCTTTCCTGCTAACAGGACTCTGTGTGTTCTTGGTGGGCAG AATCAGCCCCATGGAGTGGGCCGACCCAGAAGCAGACGAGCACAGTTTTACTCTGCTGCACAGTTTCTGGTACATCACAGGAGCGCTGACCCTGCAAG GTGCCGGCCCTCACCCTAAAGCTCTGTCTGGGCGGGTCGTCGGCGCCATCTGGTGGATATTTGCGGTGCTGCTGCTCGCCTGCTACTTTGTCAACTTCAACTCGGTGTTGCGCAACAAGAGCAAGCACACATCCATCACCAGCTTCGAGGAGCTGGCCAACCAGGACGTGATCGACTACGGAACAGTGGAGAACGGCTCCACCATGCTCTTCTTCAAG AATTCCATCTACCCCGTGTACCGCCGCATCCACCAGCACATGGAGCGCAAAAAGAGCTACGTGTCCACCATGCAGGAGGGGGTTCGCCTGGCTCAGGAGGGGCGCTTCGCCTTCATCGGGGAAGCCGTGTCCCTGGACTTGGCCGTGGCTCGGTACTGCAAGCTGACCCGGGCCCAGGAGGTCATCTCCATGAGGTCATACAGCATCGCCGCGCCTCGGG GTTCTCCGCTGGTGAAGAACTTGACCATCGCCATCCTCCAGCTCAGTGAGTCGGGGGAGCTAACGCACCTGCGGGAGAAGTGGTGGGCCAGCAGCTGCGTGGGCTCTGATGAGACACACGCATCGGACGCGCTGAAGCCCTACGACCTGTGCGGCCTCTTCCTGCTGCTTGGACTGGGCCTGGGCGTGGGGCTGCTGCTGGCCCTTCTCGAGCTCCTGTCCAGGGCCCGCAGCCGAGCTAAAGACGGCAAG AAATCCTGCTGCTCGGTGCTGTCATCTGAGCTTCGCCAGCGTTTCGGGAGCGGAGGAGAGGGAGCAGAGCAGGAGAGCTCCGACAAGAGCAAAGCATGA